A window of the Oncorhynchus mykiss isolate Arlee chromosome 15, USDA_OmykA_1.1, whole genome shotgun sequence genome harbors these coding sequences:
- the LOC110489836 gene encoding U6 snRNA-associated Sm-like protein LSm5, whose amino-acid sequence MAATPATNPSQLLPLELVDKCIGSRIHIVMKNDKEIVGTLLGFDDFVNMVLEDVTEFEITPEGRRITKLDQILLNGNNITMLIPGGEGPEV is encoded by the exons ATGGCGGCCACCCCAGCTACAAATCCATCACAGTTGCTCCCACTTG AGCTCGTGGACAAATGTATAGGTTCCCGAATCCATATAGTCATGAAAAACGACAAAGAAATTGTCGGCACCCTGTTGGGTTTCGATGATTTTGTCA ACATGGTGTTGGAGGACGTGACAGAATT TGAAATCACACCGGAGGGAAGAAGGATAACCAAACTGGACCAGATCCTACTCAACGGCAACAACATCACCATG CTCATACCTGGAGGCGAAGGGCCTGAAGTATGA
- the psme2 gene encoding proteasome activator complex subunit 2, whose protein sequence is MSRSSVLKIKTINAVKVENFRQSLYQQAEDLFSNYIPLKITQLDNLLKEEDLSITDLSTLHAPLDIPIPDPPTPEDEEMETDKNDDDKKKAPKCGFIKGNEKIVKLLDRVKPEILALRETIITVSCWIQHLIPKIEDGNDFGVAIQEKILERIAAVKTKVDGFHTNINKYFSERGDAVAKASKLTHVMDYRSLVHEKDEAVYSDIRVILLDIRGFYAELYDIISKNLEKVTNPKGEEKPSMY, encoded by the exons ATGTCGAGATCATCTGTACTGAAAATAAAAACTATAAACGCAGTGAAG GTGGAGAACTTCCGCCAGTCTCTGTATCAACAG gCAGAGGATCTGTTTTCAAACTACATCCCATTGAAGATCACCCAACTGGACAACCTGCTGAAG GAGGAGGATCTCAGCATCACAGACCTGTCCACTCTCCATGCTCCTCTAGACATCCCTATACCAGACCCTCCTACTCCAGAGGATGAG GAAATGGAGACTGACAAGAATGATGATGATAAGAAGAAGG CTCCAAAATGTGGCTTCATCAAAGGGAATGAGAAGATTGTGAAGCTGCTTGACAGAGTCAAACCAGAGATCCTAGCACTGAGGGAGACAATCATTACA GTGTCCTGCTGGATTCAGCATCTCATCCCCAAAATAGAGGATGGGAATGACTTTGGCGTTGCAATCCAG GAGAAAATCTTGGAAAGAATAGCTGCAGTGAAGACCAAAGTGGACGGCTTCCACACCAACATTAACAA GTACTTTTCAGAGAGGGGTGATGCAGTGGCTAAAGCTTCCAAGTTAACTCATGTG ATGGACTACCGCTCTCTGGTCCATGAGAAGgatgaggctgtttactctgacaTCAGAGTCATCCTTCTGGACATCCGTGGCTTCTAT GCGGAACTGTATGACATCATCAGCAAGAACCTGGAAAAAGTCACTAATCCGAAAGGAGAAGAAAAGCCCTCAATGTACTGA